In one Saccharibacillus brassicae genomic region, the following are encoded:
- a CDS encoding DUF1292 domain-containing protein, with translation MTEFSASQVVYTNKLEQVYGLEVELIDENAESVTYRILKEFEVGGGAYAVLQNETAGAEDDVQILKIETSPEGEVQLATIDDDDEWENVAELFDELTFPEEM, from the coding sequence ATGACGGAATTTTCCGCAAGTCAGGTCGTATACACGAACAAGCTGGAACAGGTGTACGGATTGGAAGTCGAGTTGATCGACGAGAATGCCGAATCGGTCACGTACCGGATCTTGAAAGAGTTCGAAGTGGGCGGCGGCGCTTACGCGGTTCTCCAGAACGAGACCGCCGGAGCCGAGGACGATGTGCAAATTCTCAAGATCGAGACTTCCCCGGAAGGCGAAGTTCAGCTGGCGACGATCGACGATGATGACGAGTGGGAAAACGTGGCCGAACTGTTCGACGAACTCACGTTCCCGGAAGAAATGTAA
- a CDS encoding DUF1292 domain-containing protein, translating into MTNDSNLVGEEPEIIYIPDEEGQEEGFEVIMKFEVDGSESKYMMVVPLDSEDEETDEVYAFRYEEENDDLKLYVIEDEAEWQIVEETFNTLVAELDGEE; encoded by the coding sequence ATGACAAATGATTCTAATCTCGTAGGCGAAGAGCCGGAAATTATCTATATCCCCGATGAAGAAGGCCAGGAAGAAGGCTTCGAAGTCATCATGAAGTTTGAAGTGGACGGTTCCGAGAGCAAGTACATGATGGTCGTTCCGCTCGATTCCGAAGACGAAGAGACGGACGAAGTGTACGCTTTCCGTTACGAAGAAGAGAACGACGATCTCAAGCTGTACGTGATCGAGGACGAAGCGGAGTGGCAGATCGTCGAAGAGACTTTCAATACGCTGGTTGCCGAACTGGACGGGGAGGAATAG
- the ruvX gene encoding Holliday junction resolvase RuvX, giving the protein MKLLGLDYGDRRIGVAVSDVFGWTAQGIEVVQRREDDSHLRRIAELAELHEIGEVVVGLPKNMNGTIGPRGELCIEFAESLRERLGLPVHLWDERLTTVSAERTLLEADVSRKKRKQVVDKIAAGLILQNYLDSISNR; this is encoded by the coding sequence ATGAAATTGCTGGGCCTCGATTATGGGGATCGCCGGATCGGCGTCGCGGTTAGCGACGTCTTCGGCTGGACCGCTCAAGGGATCGAAGTGGTCCAACGACGCGAAGACGATTCTCACCTGCGGCGCATCGCGGAACTCGCGGAGCTGCACGAGATCGGGGAAGTGGTCGTCGGTCTCCCCAAAAACATGAACGGCACGATCGGCCCGCGCGGCGAACTGTGCATCGAATTCGCCGAGTCGCTGCGCGAACGGCTGGGTCTGCCCGTTCACCTCTGGGATGAACGTCTGACGACGGTGTCCGCCGAGCGTACGCTGCTCGAAGCCGATGTCAGCCGCAAGAAGCGCAAGCAGGTCGTCGACAAAATTGCCGCGGGTCTGATCTTGCAAAATTATCTCGATTCCATATCAAACCGGTGA
- a CDS encoding IreB family regulatory phosphoprotein: MDSMDKTVKFNVKGDEETSAQEILLTVYDALVEKEYNPINQIVGYLLSGDPAYIPRHNNARSLIRKKERDELIEELVRSYLSKLR, translated from the coding sequence ATGGATTCCATGGACAAAACTGTAAAGTTCAACGTGAAGGGCGACGAAGAGACCTCCGCGCAGGAGATTCTGCTTACCGTGTACGACGCGCTTGTGGAAAAAGAGTACAATCCGATCAATCAGATTGTAGGCTACCTGCTGTCCGGCGATCCGGCTTACATCCCGAGACACAACAACGCACGAAGCCTGATTCGCAAAAAAGAGCGCGACGAGCTGATCGAAGAACTGGTTCGTTCTTATTTGTCCAAGCTTCGATAG
- the alaS gene encoding alanine--tRNA ligase has product MNASEIRSKWLQFFEQKGHHIEPSAPLVPHNDPSLLWINAGMAPLKAYFDGRVKPENPRIANSQKCIRTNDIENVGKTRRHHTFFEMLGNFSIGDYFKEEAITWAWEFLTGPEWIGFDPERISVTVYAEDEEAFKLWNEKVGLPAERIIKLGDENFWDIGEGPCGPCSEIFYDRGDAYGTLDPNDPEMYPGGENERFLEVWNLVFSQFNHNKDGSYTPLPNKNIDTGAGLERLASILQEVNSNFDTDLFQPMIQRTAQMAGIQYGVSEEHDVALKVIADHVRTVTFAVGDGVQPSNEGRGYVIRRLLRRAVRYGRVLGLDRPFLHELVATVGDVMGVYYSQVLDSRELIERVIRLEEERFLKTLSDGLAILTETAERAKAAGQSLIGGEDAFKMYDTYGFPLDLTEDFAHEHGMTVDREGFEAAMQQQRTRAREAHKKGGGMNIQGGALSELQAGSEFVGYGQTSVETKIAVLIRDGEVVDSVGEGDTALVVLDQTPFYAESGGQVSDVGTISSFTGTLNVEGLVKAPSGQHVHQVTVQSGELHVGDEVRASVERDSRAAIEKNHTATHLLHKALKEVLGTHVNQAGSLVEPQRLRFDFSHFGSITPEELADVERRVNEQIWRGVNVQIELKGIEEAKAMGAMALFGEKYGDIVRVVEIGDYSLELCGGCHVRNTAEIGLFKLVGESGIGSGVRRIEALTGRGAYLYLDGQLDLLKQSAAALKTPVTEVPKRIDGMNKQLKDAEREIESLRGKLGAIEAGQLTDRARTVGDVQVLAEAVSASGMDALRSLADELKTKLPQAVLVLGAVDGEKVNFVVAVPQELTKRGLHAGKLVKEAASVCGGGGGGRPDMAQAGGKDASKLQEALGAAVSMLEQSLNG; this is encoded by the coding sequence ATGAACGCTAGTGAAATCCGCTCCAAATGGCTGCAATTTTTCGAACAAAAAGGCCATCACATCGAGCCGAGCGCTCCGCTCGTGCCGCACAACGATCCGTCCCTGCTGTGGATCAACGCCGGCATGGCGCCCCTGAAAGCTTACTTCGACGGCCGGGTCAAACCGGAAAATCCGAGAATCGCCAATTCGCAAAAGTGTATTCGCACGAACGATATCGAGAACGTGGGCAAAACCCGCCGCCACCATACGTTTTTCGAGATGCTGGGCAACTTCTCCATCGGGGACTATTTTAAGGAAGAAGCGATTACCTGGGCCTGGGAATTCCTGACCGGACCGGAATGGATCGGCTTCGATCCCGAGCGGATCAGCGTCACCGTGTACGCGGAAGACGAAGAAGCGTTCAAGCTCTGGAACGAAAAAGTCGGCCTGCCTGCGGAACGCATCATCAAGCTGGGCGACGAGAACTTCTGGGATATCGGCGAAGGCCCGTGCGGTCCGTGCAGCGAAATTTTCTACGACCGCGGCGACGCTTACGGCACGCTCGACCCGAACGATCCGGAGATGTACCCGGGCGGCGAAAACGAACGTTTCCTCGAAGTGTGGAATCTCGTCTTCTCGCAGTTCAACCATAACAAGGACGGCAGCTACACGCCGCTTCCGAACAAAAACATCGATACCGGTGCCGGTCTCGAACGTCTCGCTTCCATCTTGCAGGAAGTGAACTCCAACTTCGATACCGACCTGTTCCAGCCGATGATCCAGCGCACCGCCCAAATGGCCGGCATCCAGTACGGCGTGAGCGAAGAGCATGACGTAGCGCTCAAAGTGATCGCCGACCACGTGCGCACGGTGACGTTCGCCGTCGGCGACGGCGTGCAGCCTTCGAACGAAGGCCGCGGTTACGTCATCCGCCGCCTGCTGCGCCGCGCGGTCCGTTACGGACGCGTATTGGGACTCGACCGTCCGTTCCTGCACGAGCTGGTCGCCACGGTCGGCGACGTCATGGGCGTCTACTACAGCCAGGTTCTGGACAGCCGCGAACTGATCGAGCGCGTGATCCGTCTGGAAGAAGAACGGTTCCTCAAAACGCTGTCCGACGGTCTCGCGATTCTGACCGAGACGGCCGAGCGCGCCAAAGCGGCGGGCCAGAGCCTGATCGGCGGCGAAGACGCGTTCAAAATGTACGACACGTACGGCTTCCCGCTCGACCTGACCGAAGACTTCGCGCACGAGCACGGCATGACCGTCGATCGCGAAGGCTTCGAGGCGGCGATGCAGCAGCAGCGCACACGGGCACGCGAAGCGCACAAAAAAGGCGGCGGCATGAATATTCAGGGCGGCGCCTTGTCCGAACTGCAAGCCGGCAGCGAATTCGTCGGCTACGGCCAGACGTCCGTCGAAACCAAAATCGCCGTGCTGATCCGCGACGGCGAAGTCGTCGATTCGGTCGGCGAAGGCGATACGGCGCTGGTCGTGCTCGACCAAACGCCGTTCTACGCGGAAAGCGGCGGCCAGGTCAGCGACGTCGGCACGATCTCTTCGTTCACGGGCACGCTGAACGTCGAAGGATTGGTCAAAGCGCCGAGCGGCCAGCACGTGCACCAGGTCACGGTACAATCGGGCGAGCTGCATGTCGGCGACGAAGTCCGGGCGAGCGTGGAGCGCGATTCGCGCGCGGCGATCGAGAAAAACCATACCGCGACGCATCTGCTGCACAAAGCGCTCAAAGAAGTGCTCGGCACCCATGTCAATCAGGCGGGATCGCTCGTCGAGCCGCAGCGTCTGCGGTTCGACTTCTCCCACTTCGGCAGCATCACGCCGGAAGAACTGGCGGACGTGGAACGCCGCGTGAACGAGCAGATCTGGAGAGGCGTCAACGTCCAGATCGAACTCAAAGGCATCGAGGAAGCGAAAGCGATGGGCGCGATGGCGCTGTTCGGCGAAAAATACGGCGATATCGTACGCGTCGTCGAGATCGGCGATTACAGCCTTGAGCTGTGCGGCGGCTGCCACGTGCGCAACACGGCCGAGATCGGCCTGTTCAAGCTCGTGGGCGAGAGCGGGATCGGCTCCGGCGTACGCCGGATCGAAGCGCTGACCGGCCGCGGCGCGTATCTGTACCTCGACGGGCAGCTCGATCTGCTGAAGCAGTCGGCCGCGGCGCTCAAGACGCCGGTGACCGAAGTGCCGAAACGGATCGACGGCATGAACAAGCAGCTCAAAGACGCCGAGCGCGAGATCGAATCGCTGCGCGGCAAGCTGGGCGCGATCGAAGCGGGCCAACTGACGGACCGCGCGCGCACCGTGGGCGACGTGCAGGTGCTGGCCGAAGCGGTGTCGGCTTCGGGCATGGACGCGCTGCGTTCGCTCGCCGACGAACTGAAAACGAAGCTGCCGCAGGCGGTGCTCGTGCTCGGGGCGGTAGACGGCGAGAAAGTCAACTTCGTCGTGGCCGTTCCCCAGGAACTGACCAAGCGCGGGCTGCATGCCGGCAAGCTGGTCAAAGAAGCGGCTTCCGTCTGCGGCGGCGGCGGCGGCGGGCGCCCGGATATGGCGCAGGCCGGCGGCAAAGACGCGTCGAAGCTGCAGGAAGCGCTCGGAGCGGCCGTCTCCATGCTCGAACAATCGCTGAACGGCTGA